The bacterium genome includes a region encoding these proteins:
- a CDS encoding M23 family metallopeptidase, giving the protein MKRLVLLLMLFSTAEAVAQDLSLPFKGRWFVMQGGDTLNVNHHMAVPAQAYGIDFAKVGGPSGRELTRRTPTRVEDFFCWDEAVLAPAEGVVATVVGDLPDNPLGSKDPLRPAGNHIIIETKEGLFVFLAHLKRNSVSVVVGDRVRRMQPLGLCGNSGNSDYPHVHLHLQDTATFNHGTGQNPTFGPIDVELTGKLFKAVTWPLIRGLIVSNTEKTAGSQSRIPSPRAAPNIKTSPTESWAMLNSVAFWHRDPTARR; this is encoded by the coding sequence ATGAAGCGCCTGGTTCTTCTTCTGATGCTCTTTTCAACTGCTGAGGCAGTCGCTCAGGATCTGAGCCTGCCCTTCAAGGGTCGTTGGTTCGTCATGCAGGGTGGGGATACGCTGAACGTCAACCACCACATGGCCGTCCCTGCCCAGGCGTATGGGATCGACTTTGCGAAGGTCGGTGGCCCCAGCGGCCGCGAGCTGACGCGTCGCACGCCCACCCGCGTCGAAGACTTCTTCTGTTGGGATGAAGCCGTGCTCGCACCGGCGGAGGGAGTCGTCGCGACCGTGGTTGGTGACCTGCCCGACAATCCCCTGGGTTCCAAGGATCCTTTACGGCCAGCCGGAAATCACATCATCATCGAGACGAAGGAAGGCCTGTTCGTGTTCCTTGCTCATCTGAAGAGGAATTCAGTGAGTGTGGTTGTGGGCGATCGTGTTCGAAGAATGCAGCCATTGGGCCTTTGTGGGAACTCAGGAAACTCGGACTACCCGCACGTTCATCTCCACCTTCAAGACACCGCAACGTTCAACCACGGGACGGGCCAGAATCCGACCTTCGGCCCCATCGACGTCGAACTAACGGGCAAGCTTTTCAAGGCGGTCACATGGCCGCTCATCCGGGGCCTCATCGTGTCCAACACGGAGAAAACGGCGGGCTCGCAGAGCCGGATCCCCTCTCCGCGTGCCGCGCCGAACATCAAGACGTCGCCCACAGAAAGCTGGGCGATGCTGAATTCGGTAGCATTCTGGCATCGGGACCCCACAGCACGACGTTGA